A DNA window from Fusarium fujikuroi IMI 58289 draft genome, chromosome FFUJ_chr11 contains the following coding sequences:
- a CDS encoding probable 2-dehydropantoate 2-reductase family protein codes for MTSPKDRVLLIGSGGIGTIAALNLERGGLAEVTSVLRSNFEVVRSKGFTIRSCQHGDIHNWRPTESLDAIPSRYDAQGRPFDYIVCCTKNIPDIIPTLCDIVAPAVTPGHTAIVLIQNGLNIERPFIHQFPNNVIVSGISRIDAHEVAHGVIEHKQNDVLHIGAFNNPTLHSKVQEAAAKRFVEIYSKGGKTTCLYQPDVDLDRWSKLVYNASFNPICALSRLNTGELQRTGRVVDTLVIPAMKEVLAVAKRAGYELPENIINDTVNSNPIDESITPSMQIDLEKGNFIEHENIIGEVVREGRERGVATPVLSILYELCCAVQWKLKEKRNSK; via the exons ATGACTTCGCCTAAAGACAGAGTACTACTGATTGGCAGCGGTGGCATTGGTACGATTGCTGCTCTAAATCTCGAAAGAGGAGGTTTGGCGGAAGTCACGTCCGTCTTGCGGTCCAACTTCGAAGTCGTACGCAGCAAGGGATTTACGATCAGGTCTTGCCAGCATGGCGATATTCACAATTGGCGGCCTACTGAAA GCCTGGATGCTATTCCAAGCAGATATGATGCACAGGGCCGACCATTCGACTATATTGTTTGTTGCACCAAGAATATTCCCGATATCATCCCTACGTTATGCGATATCGTCGCACCTGCGGTCACTCCAGGCCATACAGCCATTGTCTTGATACAAAATGGCCTAAACATCGAAAGACCGTTTATCCATCAATTTCCGAATAATGTTATTGTATCCGGTATCAGCAGAATCGACGCCCACGAAGTCGCACATGGTGTCATCGAGCACAAGCAGAACGACGTGCTACATATCGGAGCTTTTAATAACCCGACCTTGCATTCAAAGGTACAAGAAGCGGCGGCGAAGCGCTTTGTAGAGATCTACAGCAAGGGAGGCAAGACGACATGTCTATATCAACCAGACGTCGATCTCGACCGCTGGAGCAAATTGGTATACAATGCTTCCTTCAACCCGATCTGCGCGCTGAGTCGCTTGAATACTGGCGAGCTACAGAGAACAGGCAGAGTCGTGGATACTCTTGTAATACCTGCGATGAAGGAAGTTTTGGCTGTAGCGAAAAGGGCAGGATACGAGCTTCCAGAGAATATCATCAATGATACAGTCAATAGTAACCCGATAGATGAGAGCATTACTCCGAGCATGCAAATAGATCTGGAAAAG GGTAATTTTATCGAACACGAGAATATCATCGGGGAGGTAGTCCGAGAAGGTCGCGAAAGAGGAGTGGCCACACCAGTGTTGTCAATTTTGTACGAACTATGCTGTGCGGTGCAgtggaagctcaaggaaaagagaaatagtaaatag